GAGCCTGGGGGTGCTGGTGCGCAACAACCATCCCGACCTCGTCGACGCATCGGCCCAGCGGGCGCTGAGCGAACTCGTCGGCGCGAAGTTCCGCCTGCGGTTCCACCGGAGCACCCCGGACGGCAGGCATGCCGTGGTGGTGGCCTCGGCGGTCACCACCGAGCAGACGCCGGATGCGCCCGGCGCCGGACAACCCGTGGATCGGGCCGCGTCGCCGCGGACCGACGTGATCGCGGGAGCGCTGCTGCGCAAGGCACACGGCCGGATCGCCAATGTGTGGCGGGAGGCGCTGATCCGCCGCGAGACGGCGCGCGGGCAGGCGCTGACGAAGAACCAGGCCCGCGACCTCGTCCTCGCCGCGGCGCCCCGTCGTGACGAACTGGATCTGCGATTGATCGACCTGCCCCGGCACCGCGTCGCCGCGCTGCTGGCCGCCGCCGACACCGCGAACGGGGCGGCGGCCGGATAACGGTCTCGCGCGGGACCGGCGCGGCCCGCTCGCCACGGCCCCGGGGGGGGTGGAGGTCAGCCCGTCCGGGGCACGTGCAGCGGGCCGAGGTCGAGGACGGCGCGGAACTCCTTGGCGGGCACCGGCCGCGAGAACAGCCAGCCCTGGTAGGCGTCCACCCCGACCCCTCGCAGCACGTGGAACTGCGTCGCCGTCTCGACTCCTTCCGCGACGCAGCTCCGGTCCATCGCCCTGGCCATGTCCACCACGGCTCGTGCCACGGCGAAGTCGGAGGGGTCGTTGCCCACTCCGGCGACGAAGCGTCGATCCACCTTGATGATCTGGGCGGGCAGGTCCTTGAGTCTGGCCAGCGAGGAGTAACCGGTGCCGAAGTCGTCGACCGCGAAGCGCACGCCCCGGTCCACCAGCTCGCCCATCGTCTGGCGCGTCCGGGACGGCAGATCGACGAGGCTCGTCTCGACGAGTTCGAGGATCACCCGGTTGTAGTCGATCCCGGCCTCCTCGACGGCATGGGTCACCGAGTCGACGAAGTCGGGAACGCCGGGCACCAGCCCTGCCAGGTTCACCGCCACCGCCACCGGCCTGCCGTCGACCTGCGGCCAGGTGGCGGCCTCCCGCAGCGCGGTCCGCAGCACCCAGCGATCCAGGTCCCGCAGCAGGTCGCCCTGTTCGGCCACGGGCAGGAAGACGTCGGGAGCGAGCAGGCCGCGTTCCGGGTGCGGCCATCGAACGAGGGCCTCGGCCGTCTGCACCCCGCCGTCCGGCCCCACCACCGGCTGGTAGTGCAGGATCAGCTCGTCGCGGGTCAGGGCCTCCCGCAGCTGGCCCTCCAGATGGACCTGCCGATCGGCCGAGGCCATCAACGCGGCGCTGGCCAGCGCCACCCGCCCCGCGCCCTCCCGCTTCGCCTCGAACATCGCCGCATCGGCGAATCGCAGCAGGTCCGCGCCGCTGGCCCGTGATCCGTTCGGCACGGCCGCCCCGATCGACGCCGAGACCCGCACCAGCTGGCCGTGTACGGGAACGGCCGTGCGCAGCAGCCCGGCGACGCGGGTCGCCAGCGCGTCGACCCCGCCCACGGCGTCGATGTCCGAGCAGATCACCACGTACTCGTCGCCGGAGAGCCGTGCCGCGGTGCATCCGGGCGGCAGTCCGCCCTCCAGCCGGCGCGCCAGCGCGACCAGCAGTTCGTCGCCCGCGTCGTGGCCGAGCGAGTCGTTGACCCGCTTGAAGTTGTCGATGTCGCAGAACAGCACCGCGACCTTGCTGCCGTCGGGTCCGCTGAGCAGTCCGGCGAGCCGTTCCTTCACCGCCGCTCGATTCGGCAGTCCGGTCAGGTCGTCATGCGTGGCCTGGTGTCGCAGCGCCTCCGCCGCTCGGCGTCGTTCGGTGATGTCCTGAAACACGATCAACCAGAAGCGTGTGCCGTCGTCCTGCACCGAACGGGAGACGTGGAGTTCGCAGTACACCGGCTCGCCGTCGGAACGGACCAGCAGTCGTTGCGGAACCTTCGTCGTCTTGGCGTCGGACTCGGCGATGCGGGCCGCCGACCGGGCTCTGGCCTCGCGCTCCTGCGGATGGGTGAGCAGTTCGGCCGACATGCCGCGCAGCTGCCCGGGGTCGTAGCCCAGCAGGTCGCACAGCGCGTCGTTGGCGTCGATCAGCCGCTCGTCGTGATCGAAGATGCCGATGCCGACCGGGGCGAGGGACACCAGGTCGGCGAATCGCTGGCTGGTACGTCGGACCTTGGCCTCGGCGGCGCGCTGCCCGGTGAGGTCCTGCGTGATCCCGACGACACGCGGCGATCCGTCCGCCTCCAGGGTGATCGCGCCGCTGCAACGCACGATCCGGATCGAGCCGTCGCCGCGGACCACACGGTG
This genomic stretch from Actinoalloteichus hoggarensis harbors:
- a CDS encoding EAL domain-containing protein; this encodes MTDQVEQLGALDGAGVLDQGIDLSVFDVAAVHCDAQDLIQAANTDFVRLLRADSAAALIGRKLDVTRHADGGPDRITRADGTTAPVRVVRLPPETLDRASRTVLLVEVPEPEAVASNAVQAELHRLRSVQIDAGIGSFEYRLSDGVGHWSPGLFVLHGREPGGVPLDFAGIVELLHPDDRDRLINLAAEQTERVEDFVFEYRVRLPDGGVRRLLAKATISTDAAGRPEFLVGFSTDVTQERIAAEALAEERAWLLEAQRIARLGSFTQEEPFGARRCSEVLRERLLELTGDDRKLLAAVHPEDRDLAVSLLDHVDGRAGEVELRDRTGERRYACRMRAELDENGVVVRRHGTVQDVTAQRELEAELRAERRRLFDAERGAGLGFWSWDPASDHVSWSPVLREIFGVPDEVEITYQRYLDQVHPEDRAVVDGLWHTLLVDQQPSECEHRVVRGDGSIRIVRCSGAITLEADGSPRVVGITQDLTGQRAAEAKVRRTSQRFADLVSLAPVGIGIFDHDERLIDANDALCDLLGYDPGQLRGMSAELLTHPQEREARARSAARIAESDAKTTKVPQRLLVRSDGEPVYCELHVSRSVQDDGTRFWLIVFQDITERRRAAEALRHQATHDDLTGLPNRAAVKERLAGLLSGPDGSKVAVLFCDIDNFKRVNDSLGHDAGDELLVALARRLEGGLPPGCTAARLSGDEYVVICSDIDAVGGVDALATRVAGLLRTAVPVHGQLVRVSASIGAAVPNGSRASGADLLRFADAAMFEAKREGAGRVALASAALMASADRQVHLEGQLREALTRDELILHYQPVVGPDGGVQTAEALVRWPHPERGLLAPDVFLPVAEQGDLLRDLDRWVLRTALREAATWPQVDGRPVAVAVNLAGLVPGVPDFVDSVTHAVEEAGIDYNRVILELVETSLVDLPSRTRQTMGELVDRGVRFAVDDFGTGYSSLARLKDLPAQIIKVDRRFVAGVGNDPSDFAVARAVVDMARAMDRSCVAEGVETATQFHVLRGVGVDAYQGWLFSRPVPAKEFRAVLDLGPLHVPRTG